The Argopecten irradians isolate NY chromosome 16, Ai_NY, whole genome shotgun sequence genome window below encodes:
- the LOC138310249 gene encoding MPN domain-containing protein-like, translated as MSSKDDMEEEEGYDEDEDAEMSTEGSQHTSSTPETRPVISGRNVTLQMLITDHIMEPGNAVLTLKYLGRKFIADLLPNGKIQTPATKEVFATPSAWAQHCKRQINPEKKSGCGWASIMYRGRKLDSWKTSWFRKFHPHSPARSRETPSPRSICSDLNGEQGDIRSRPSSELGSRPPSELGSKPHSELMLQPPSDLGSQPLSEVESRLQADDDLEAHRLDEGWDRKGSVPGEAAPLDLTARPAHTSTPVFNGGNPTHRVSSEKSNGDSHQEEALNLSLKTTPSNGMKKVKSSVAPSATSPVTPPSTPSSEANNNNVCDRVSIRHSALKKRSQNIDPNTLVECEAFSNLDKVQPFTVSMTTNASLLMDFHSHLTSSEVVGYLGGKWDQQSQHLSIIQAYPCRCRLGDSQKSAATEEEIRKQMNRVGLSLVGWYHSHPYCQPDPSVKDIDCQMSYQLRMKGKGSTYFPCVGCIVAPYNRQTTKKTSSLQIFMVMPPLESQPSDYGIPMKVKYSLRQNQSVTEDLLTEMRVIADFYRGAPDFLKFRQIWQPSISYMDKIKCSLARRLPEDQMESGTFLDFVQHILTPK; from the exons ATGTCCTCAAAAGATGATATGGAGGAAGAAGAAGGTTATGACGAGGATGAGGATGCAGAAATGTCGACAGAGGGGAGTCAACATACCTCCAGTACACCAGAAACTCGCCCTGTTATCTCTGGACGAAACGTCACGTTACAAATGTTAATCACAGACCACATCATGGAGCCAGGAAACGCTGTCCTCACGCTGAAATATCTG GGACGGAAATTTATAGCCGACCTCCTGCCAAACGGAAAGATACAAACGCCGGCCACCAAAGAGGTGTTTGCTACACCTAGCGCATGGGCACAACACTGCAAGCGTCAGATCAATCCTGAGAAAAAGTCTGGATGTGGCTGGGCATCA ATCATGTACAGGGGTCGTAAGCTTGATTCCTGGAAGACATCATGGTTTAGGAAATTTCATCCTCATAGCCCAGCACGAAGCCGAGAAACACCG TCACCACGGagtatatgtagtgatttgaatgGAGAACAAGGTGACATTAGGTCAAGGCCATCATCTGAATTGGGGTCGCGACCTCCTTCTGAACTGGGTTCAAAGCCTCACTCTGAGTTGATGCTTCAGCCTCCTTCTGATTTAGGGTCACAGCCTCTCTCTGAAGTGGAGAGCAGACTTCAAGCAGATGATGACCTTGAAGCACATCGTCTTGATGAGGGATGGGACAGAAAGGGCAGTGTCCCAGGGGAGGCGGCTCCACTCGACCTGACGGCCCGCCCCGCCCACACTAGTACACCGGTCTTCAATGGAGGAAACCCGACACACAG GGTATCATCCGAGAAAAGTAATGGGGATTCTCACCAAGAGGAAG CCTTGAACCTGTCACTAAAGACAACACCATCAAACGGAATGAAGAAAGTGAAGTCCTCGGTGGCGCCATCTGCCACCTCCCCAGTTACTCCCCCTTCGACACCCTCCTCGGAAGCTAACAACAACAATGTGTGTGACCGCGTCTCAATCCGACATTCAGCACTCAAGAAACGTAGCCAAAATAT AGATCCAAACACCTTAGTTGAGTGTGAAGCTTTTAGTAACCTTGACAAAGTACAGCCGTTTACTGTCTCCATGACAACCAATGCATCCTTACTGATG GACTTCCATTCTCATCTGACATCCAGTGAAGTAGTCGGTTACCTTGGCGGCAAGTGGGACCAGCAATCACAGC ATTTAAGCATTATCCAAGCCTATCCTTGTCGGTGTAGACTGGGGGACAGCCAGAAGTCAGCGGCTACTGAAGAGGAG atCCGGAAGCAGATGAACCGTGTTGGCCTGTCATTGGTTGGGTGGTACCACAGCCATCCGTACTGCCAGCCTGATCCGTCCGTGAAAGACATTGACTGTCAGATGTCATATCAGTTACGCATGAAAGGCAAGGGCTCCACGTACTTCCCCTGTGTTGGATGCATTGTTG CTCCATATAATCGACAGACTACAAAAAAAACTTCGTCCCTGCAGATCTTTATGGTCATGCCGCCATTAGAG AGTCAGCCATCAGATTACGGTATTCCGATGAAAGTGAAGTACTCCCTCCGTCAGAATCAATCTGTCACCGAAGACCTGCTCACAGAAATG CGGGTGATTGCAGACTTTTATCGCGGAGCACCAGACTTCCTCAAATTCAGACAAATATGGCAGCCATCCATCTCCTACATGGACAAAATTAAG TGTTCCTTGGCCCGAAGACTCCCTGAAGATCAGATGGAGAGTGGGACATTCCTGGATTTCGTCCAACACATTCTTACACCAAAGTAA
- the LOC138310250 gene encoding FK506-binding protein 2-like: protein MVELSTRILFCVVGTLAVVAMATANEQNLKGDVPDVHVLVLKTSEKCTRKAAKHDILVLHYEGFFPNGTKFDSSIERPGANPFQFQLGIGQVIQGWERGLLDMCTGEKRKLTVPSALAYGEQGSGELVPPNTDLVFDIELLQVHDGPKPPNVFKMIDIDSDNMLTRDELAMYLARQSQMQGVPMDLANVQNLKVLNNIFTVEDKDKDGRISHDEFTGPKHDEL from the exons ATGGTGGAATTAAGTACTAGAATTTTATTCTGTGTAGTAGGGACTTTGGCTGTCGTTGCCATGGCAACGGCTAATGAGCAAAATCTGAAGGGCGATGTTCCAGATGTGCATGTGCTTGTTTTGAAAACTTCGGAAAAGTGCACGAGAAAGGCGGCGAAGCATGACATATTGGTTCTCCATTACGAAGGTTTCTTTCCAAACGGCACCAAGTTCGATTCCAG TATTGAGCGGCCAGGAGCGAACCCTTTCCAGTTCCAGCTCGGAATAGGCCAGGTGATCCAAGGCTGGGAGAGAGGACTTCTAGACATGTGTACCGGGGAAAAACGTAAACTGACAGTTCCCTCAGCTCTGGCGTACGGAGAGCAGGGCTCAG gTGAACTGGTTCCACCAAATACCGATTTGGTTTTCGACATTGAACTTCTCCAGGTGCATGATGGTCCTAAACCCCCAAATGTCTTCAAGATGATCGATATTGACAGTGACAATATGCTGACAAGAGATGAG CTTGCGATGTACTTGGCTCGTCAGTCGCAGATGCAGGGAGTTCCAATGGACTTAGCTAACGTTCAGAACCTCAAAGTCCTAAATAACATTTTCACAGTGGAGGATAAGGATAAAGATGGTAGAATTTCTCACGACGAATTCACTGGACCGAAACATGATGAACTCTGA